A genomic window from Planococcus rifietoensis includes:
- the trhA gene encoding PAQR family membrane homeostasis protein TrhA codes for MTAFIREPFNALSHLAGALLSFTALLAMAIKAAYTQAPASHITAVVIFGISLILLYTASTVYHSVKARPGIIAFFRKLDHSMIFLLIAGSYAPFCLIALEGTLGWSIFAVVAALGISGILFKMIWFHSPRWLSTAIYILMGWIIIFAVGPLASSLPAAGLWLLVAGGLLYTVGGVIYWLKPDFLSSRYLGFHEIFHIFILLGSTCHFLAVYLYVL; via the coding sequence ATGACTGCATTTATCCGAGAGCCTTTTAACGCTTTGTCCCATTTGGCGGGAGCCCTTTTGTCCTTTACCGCATTGCTTGCGATGGCCATCAAAGCTGCCTACACGCAAGCGCCTGCATCACACATTACAGCGGTCGTCATTTTTGGCATCAGTTTGATCCTGTTGTATACAGCTTCAACGGTTTATCATTCCGTCAAAGCCCGCCCAGGAATCATCGCCTTTTTCCGTAAACTGGACCATTCCATGATTTTCTTGCTGATTGCCGGTTCCTATGCGCCGTTTTGCTTGATTGCGCTTGAAGGCACGCTCGGCTGGTCGATTTTCGCTGTAGTTGCCGCTCTTGGCATCAGCGGCATTCTTTTCAAGATGATTTGGTTTCATTCGCCGCGATGGCTGTCGACTGCCATCTACATTTTGATGGGCTGGATCATCATCTTCGCAGTGGGCCCGCTCGCCTCCAGCCTGCCCGCTGCCGGATTATGGCTGCTCGTTGCCGGCGGCCTTCTGTACACGGTCGGCGGTGTCATTTATTGGCTCAAGCCGGACTTCCTCTCTTCGCGTTACCTCGGATTCCACGAGATTTTCCATATTTTCATCTTGCTCGGAAGCACATGCCACTTCCTTGCCGTCTACTTATACGTGCTATAA
- a CDS encoding DUF1836 domain-containing protein, translating into MKSIDRLIGQLALDSQIRTSDIPKIDLYVDQVIQLFETAFHDTKRQPDDKILTKTMINNYAKGKLFYPVQHKKYTPDHIMLISLIYQMKSTLSINDVKKVLEKVNEQAQARELDLSVFYETYLALQEDNHDAFKEELERQAEAVAHTQSEQDGELAKVLFIASLVHKSNLYRRAAEKLADELVREEADGKNSY; encoded by the coding sequence ATGAAAAGCATCGATCGGCTCATTGGCCAATTGGCTCTCGATAGCCAAATCCGCACAAGCGATATTCCGAAAATCGATTTATACGTGGATCAGGTCATCCAATTATTCGAGACAGCCTTCCACGACACGAAAAGGCAGCCAGACGATAAAATATTGACGAAGACGATGATCAATAATTATGCCAAGGGAAAATTATTCTACCCCGTGCAGCATAAAAAGTACACACCTGACCATATTATGCTCATCAGCTTGATCTACCAGATGAAAAGTACCCTTTCAATCAATGACGTTAAAAAGGTGCTGGAGAAAGTGAACGAACAAGCACAGGCGCGGGAACTGGATCTATCCGTGTTCTACGAAACTTATCTTGCGCTTCAAGAGGACAATCACGACGCGTTCAAAGAAGAGCTTGAGCGGCAAGCGGAGGCCGTTGCCCATACGCAAAGCGAGCAGGACGGCGAACTTGCCAAGGTGCTGTTCATTGCATCGCTGGTCCATAAAAGCAATTTGTACAGAAGGGCCGCTGAAAAACTGGCCGATGAATTGGTAAGGGAGGAAGCCGATGGCAAAAATTCTTATTGA
- a CDS encoding YaiI/YqxD family protein produces the protein MAKILIDADGCPVVDLTIGLAKRFNWPVLLICDTSHEMYREGAETLTVSKGADAVDFVLVNRVQPGDIVVTQDYGLAAMVLAKRGVPIDQNGRVYNEGNIEQLLHGRHVAKKIRQSGGRMKGPKKRQQADNDKFRDSLTHLLED, from the coding sequence ATGGCAAAAATTCTTATTGACGCAGACGGCTGTCCCGTGGTCGATTTGACGATTGGGCTGGCTAAGCGGTTCAATTGGCCGGTGCTGCTCATTTGCGATACGTCTCACGAAATGTACCGTGAAGGAGCGGAGACGCTGACGGTATCAAAAGGAGCGGATGCGGTCGATTTTGTGTTGGTGAACCGTGTGCAACCTGGCGATATCGTCGTTACGCAGGATTATGGGCTCGCTGCGATGGTACTCGCGAAACGCGGCGTGCCGATCGACCAGAACGGGCGGGTTTACAATGAAGGCAATATTGAACAATTGCTCCACGGCCGCCACGTCGCCAAAAAAATCCGCCAAAGTGGAGGGCGCATGAAAGGCCCGAAAAAGCGCCAGCAAGCCGACAACGACAAGTTTCGCGATAGCTTGACGCATCTATTGGAAGATTGA
- a CDS encoding type 1 glutamine amidotransferase domain-containing protein, whose protein sequence is MKKIAVIVTNHKDLGHRGKKTGLWLRELTDFYHEVKDDFEVDIISPKAEKVPIDPRSLPAAALNGRTRQYYLDKKIQRQLDRPLTPDEAKANEYAGIYFTGGHGTMWDFPDNKELQRMTAGIYEKGGIVAAVCHGPSGLLNVRLSDGSPLLSGHLATGFSDLEEKLLGLYKDIPFSLQHEMKERGALVQIAQLPLEACVIESGRLITGQNPASASGVGEKMREQLNDMERYS, encoded by the coding sequence ATGAAAAAAATAGCGGTTATCGTAACGAACCATAAAGATTTAGGGCATCGCGGAAAAAAGACAGGCTTATGGCTACGGGAATTGACGGATTTCTACCATGAAGTAAAAGATGATTTCGAAGTCGATATCATCAGCCCGAAAGCCGAAAAAGTGCCGATCGATCCGAGAAGCCTTCCGGCCGCAGCCCTCAATGGGCGGACGCGCCAATATTACCTGGACAAAAAAATCCAGCGCCAATTGGACCGGCCGCTGACGCCAGATGAAGCGAAAGCCAATGAATATGCCGGCATTTACTTTACCGGCGGTCACGGAACGATGTGGGATTTTCCGGACAATAAGGAATTGCAGCGGATGACGGCGGGCATTTATGAAAAAGGCGGCATCGTGGCAGCTGTCTGCCACGGGCCAAGCGGTTTATTGAACGTCCGCCTATCCGACGGCAGCCCCTTGTTATCGGGTCATCTCGCTACCGGTTTTTCGGATCTGGAAGAAAAGCTCCTCGGGCTCTATAAAGACATTCCGTTTTCCTTGCAGCATGAAATGAAAGAGCGGGGCGCACTTGTTCAAATCGCCCAGCTTCCGCTCGAAGCATGCGTCATCGAGTCGGGCCGCTTGATCACAGGGCAAAATCCGGCTTCAGCATCAGGCGTTGGGGAAAAGATGCGCGAGCAATTGAACGATATGGAGCGCTATTCGTAA
- a CDS encoding AI-2E family transporter — MWIRKPFFEYTAGILLLALTLYVLSKLDYIWEPIRIIITTLFAPIVIAGILYYLLRPLVRVLARRMPKIAGIGIVFTVIALAFASLVYFFGPTLIEQGESLVDLAPEKMEEMSSESNNLLKGFEFGGISGQEISDRIYGYAESLSSNLFENVLDILGMLVNAAIVLIVVPFILFFLLKDDEKFIPYSVKRLPEDHKPEGKKLLKDLDETLSTFVIGQATVAAVIGVLMYIGYLIIGLEYALTLAVFAMFLVVVPFLGPIIGIIPAIFVALLNDGLFMAFKVVLVLLVVQQLEGNLVTPNVMGNRLHVHPLTIILLLMVAGSLYGFIGILIAIPTYAVLKTLTHNFRLFYRLHKKRAVSHEG; from the coding sequence GTGTGGATCCGAAAGCCATTTTTTGAATACACAGCAGGAATATTATTACTCGCCCTTACATTATACGTACTCAGCAAGTTGGACTATATTTGGGAACCGATTCGCATCATCATCACGACGTTATTTGCGCCGATCGTCATCGCCGGAATTCTATACTATCTGCTCCGGCCGTTGGTCCGTGTGCTCGCCCGCCGCATGCCGAAGATCGCCGGCATCGGAATTGTTTTCACGGTAATCGCGCTGGCGTTTGCAAGCCTCGTCTATTTCTTCGGGCCGACTTTGATCGAACAAGGGGAAAGCCTGGTGGATTTGGCGCCCGAGAAGATGGAGGAAATGAGTTCGGAATCGAACAATCTCTTGAAAGGATTTGAATTCGGCGGAATTTCCGGACAGGAAATCAGCGACCGCATCTACGGCTATGCCGAAAGCCTCTCGAGTAATCTATTCGAAAACGTGCTCGATATTCTCGGTATGCTCGTCAATGCGGCGATTGTCTTGATTGTCGTGCCGTTTATCCTGTTCTTCCTATTGAAAGACGATGAGAAATTCATTCCGTATTCTGTGAAGCGGCTCCCGGAAGACCACAAGCCGGAAGGAAAGAAGCTTTTGAAAGATCTGGATGAAACTTTATCCACTTTCGTGATTGGCCAGGCAACAGTCGCGGCGGTAATCGGCGTCTTGATGTACATCGGCTATTTAATCATCGGCCTTGAATACGCGTTGACGCTTGCCGTGTTCGCGATGTTCTTGGTAGTCGTTCCATTTCTCGGGCCGATCATCGGGATCATCCCCGCGATTTTCGTTGCCCTGTTGAACGACGGGTTGTTCATGGCATTCAAAGTCGTTCTTGTGCTATTGGTGGTCCAGCAGCTCGAAGGCAATCTGGTCACGCCGAACGTCATGGGCAACCGGCTTCATGTCCATCCCTTGACGATTATTTTATTGCTGATGGTGGCAGGTTCCTTGTATGGATTTATCGGGATTTTGATTGCGATTCCGACCTATGCCGTTTTGAAGACGCTGACGCACAATTTCCGGTTATTTTACCGGCTTCATAAAAAACGCGCAGTCAGCCATGAAGGATAG
- a CDS encoding transporter substrate-binding domain-containing protein yields the protein MKKWTLLALLLAVLTVLAACGGSEEESGSGESGGGEGEAYRVGIDTTYPPFEFEEDGEYTGIDIDLINAIAENQGFEIEFNPMDFGGIIPALQAGQLDVAIAGMSITDERKEIVDFSDPYFDAGLSLVVAEDNNDITALEDLEGKTVAVKSGTTGAQFARDNEAEYGYEISQFEDSPSMFQEVSNGNADVLLEDYPVIAYAIAESELALKTVGERLTGDQYGIAVLKGENAELLEQINAGLQELRDSGEYDEILNKYIAE from the coding sequence ATGAAGAAATGGACCTTATTAGCATTATTGCTAGCAGTTCTTACAGTGCTTGCCGCATGCGGCGGTTCGGAAGAAGAATCCGGCAGCGGTGAATCTGGCGGAGGCGAAGGGGAAGCATACCGCGTCGGCATCGATACCACTTATCCACCGTTTGAGTTTGAAGAAGACGGCGAATACACAGGAATCGATATCGATTTGATCAATGCGATTGCTGAAAACCAAGGCTTTGAAATCGAATTTAACCCGATGGATTTCGGGGGCATCATCCCGGCCCTTCAGGCTGGACAATTGGATGTAGCGATTGCGGGCATGAGTATTACGGATGAGCGCAAGGAAATCGTGGATTTCTCTGATCCGTACTTTGATGCCGGCCTTTCATTGGTTGTAGCAGAAGACAATAACGACATTACAGCACTCGAAGATTTAGAAGGCAAAACGGTTGCGGTGAAGAGTGGAACGACTGGCGCTCAATTCGCGCGCGACAACGAAGCCGAATACGGCTATGAAATTTCCCAGTTCGAAGACAGCCCATCGATGTTCCAGGAAGTATCAAACGGCAATGCCGATGTACTTCTTGAAGATTACCCTGTCATCGCTTATGCCATCGCAGAAAGCGAATTGGCTTTGAAAACTGTCGGCGAACGCTTGACGGGCGACCAATACGGCATCGCTGTGTTGAAAGGCGAGAATGCGGAATTGCTTGAACAAATCAATGCAGGCCTGCAGGAATTGCGCGACAGCGGCGAATACGACGAAATCTTAAACAAATACATCGCAGAATAA
- a CDS encoding amino acid ABC transporter permease gives MQTIINAFPYLMEGLQVTLYIFGIAIVLGFLIGLVVALMRLAPFKILNWIAKIFVDAIRGTPFIVQLFFIYFGLNSLGFFSLDNTTAGIVTVAINAGAYFSEIIRAGIQSIDKGQTEAARSLGLNSTQTMRHIILPQAFRRMLPTITNQAIISLKDTSLLSVIGVADLTQEGRIQASATFDAFNVYLILGIIYFIVIYLLSMLASFVERKFVLR, from the coding sequence GTGCAGACAATTATCAATGCTTTTCCATACTTAATGGAAGGCTTGCAAGTTACGTTATATATTTTCGGCATTGCCATCGTCCTCGGCTTCTTGATCGGGCTGGTTGTCGCTTTAATGCGCTTGGCACCGTTCAAAATCTTGAACTGGATCGCCAAAATCTTCGTCGATGCAATCCGGGGGACGCCGTTCATCGTCCAATTGTTCTTCATTTACTTCGGCTTGAACTCGCTTGGATTCTTTTCGCTCGATAACACGACAGCTGGGATTGTGACAGTTGCGATCAACGCCGGTGCTTACTTCTCGGAAATCATCCGGGCAGGGATTCAGTCGATCGATAAAGGGCAAACAGAAGCGGCGCGGTCGCTCGGGCTCAACTCAACACAGACCATGCGCCACATCATTTTGCCTCAGGCATTCCGCCGCATGCTCCCGACGATTACCAACCAGGCGATCATTTCCTTGAAGGATACTTCGCTCTTATCGGTTATCGGTGTAGCGGATTTAACACAGGAAGGGCGCATCCAGGCCAGTGCCACATTCGATGCGTTTAACGTCTATTTGATCCTCGGCATCATTTACTTTATCGTCATTTACTTGCTCTCGATGCTCGCGAGCTTTGTGGAAAGGAAGTTTGTATTGCGATGA